The following DNA comes from Salvelinus sp. IW2-2015 linkage group LG1, ASM291031v2, whole genome shotgun sequence.
TTTTCAGTGTACAGAGTGATCAAAAACCAGCCTCCCCCAGTCCTGTCCATCAACTTGGACCACAACCCATTTAAATGCAGCGCTGTAGGCTGCACCAAGTCATTCCGCAAGGCCAAACTGCTTCACTACCACATGAAATACTACCATGGAGAGGAGCAGCAGCTAGAGGACGACCTAAGCCCCACCGCCCAGACACGGGCCTCAGAGAAGCACCCCTCCCCTACCTCTCTGGAAAGTCCTAAGAGGAGACGCACCATCTCCGCCTCAATGCGTAAGTATCAAAAAAGGGACTTAGCTACATGATAGATTCGCCCAAAGAGGAAATCAGTTTTAGCCATAATATTAATATTGTGTTTCTATGCCTGGCAGACTCCAATGTGCACAGTCCTACTAGAACTCCCCCATCTCCACGTAGTGAGGCCAAGACAATGAACAGACGCACATCAGCTCCACCTAATGTCAACACCCAGCGCCAGCAGCAGAGGGCTCTACTGAGGGAGAAGAGCAAAGAGAACCAGCTGGACAGGAATGGACAGAGACCAGTGGAGACAGAGACTACTGAGAGCAGTGGTATGGACATATGTCTGTGTAAGATGTGGAACGAGAAGGCTTCTGAAAAATCCACTCGACTATATTTTTTTCGTCCACTGTTAATAGTCCcaattttactttattttttattttaagttgTCAGGATATTGACTTTCAATAAGcaaagtgtcacttgccacatcatgATGAGAAAGGCATTATATGATGCAAAATCATGATGTGGCAAGTGTGACAGTTTGCTTCTTAAATCTTATCTTAAACATTTTGGGActtatcaacagtggactaatgaaagaaAATACTCAAAGATAGTTTGAGTGGATTTCTTTCCTTTTAAATAGGCCATTGGCTATGAGCAAATGTGTAGTTCTTTGCTGTTTTCTGATCCACTTTCTCTTAACATGACACAACAGGATTATTGTGAAATGGTGCATGCTCCAGTGTTTGTAATGGCGGAACACGCCTTCAGTGTCTAGAGCACTCCTAACTCTTGGTTCCCCCGTGTCACTCCAGCAGTGGTGAAAGAACGAGATCGGCTGAAGGATAAGAAACAGAGGGCGTTCCTTCGCATTAAtctgaagaaaaagaagaagaaaaagaaggtcAAGTGTGGTAAGGAGACCCTAGTCGTCCTACTGTTCTGCATGGGGCTCCTGTCCTATAGCTTTAGCTCCGCTGCATGTGCAACGCTTCATTCAGGCCATGGGAAGACCCCTGATATATTTCCTTCACTCCTCTTGGTAGGTGTTTTATTTCTTWaaaaaaaaaatgtatatccttATTTTagcaggtaagttgactgaacacattctcatttacagcaacgacctggagaatagttacaggggaatgaatgagccaattggaagctaggGATGGTATGActgccagattgggaatttagccaggacaccagggttaacacccctactctttcGATAAGTggcatgggatctttagtgaccatcgaaagatggcaccctacacaggggtAAAtatcccaatcactgccctggggcattggcatatgttttttagactagagaaagagtgcctcctactggcccgccaacaccacttccagcagaatctggtctcccatccagggagcGACCAGGACAACCCTGCTTCGCTTCAGAGGCAAACCAGCAGTGTGGTTGGAGTAGCACTACAACTGCTGTGTCCTCACTACTGACCTCACTTCATCAGTCAAATAGCCGCTGATCATTTTGTTTGCATCAGCCGTCTTGTGCTTCTACCCCTTTTCCTCTGACTGATGATTTTCACATCTGTTGCTCATATAATAACACAGGCCTTTATTCTGTTTTTTTAACCATCTGACTAATCTGTTTGAACTCTACTGCGAGGCGCAAGCTACTGTAATGCCACTTTTGTAACCAAGTTTGAACCACTATTGGTCTATTGACCTAGTTTAAATTCACTCTGGATCTGTGGATGACACTTGttataacacacatacagtattaagAGGATGGTTTATTCACTGTGTACATTCACACACAATTAGACTTTATTTGGACTGTTTTGGCCAGTTCAGCTCTCAGAAACACTCAAGTAAAGGGGTTTTGTGGACACAAGTTTACTTTTTAGGTTGTCTTTGTTGTAAGGACATATTCTCACACCCATAATAGTATCTTCAGCTGTACACACAGTTTGGATTCATATATTGTctgtttgacccccccccccccccaaagattaGCTCTTGTTTGTCCTCATCAGCATTTCCAAAGTTGACATTTTGTTCTGCATCTGCTTCCCCCTCCCGTTTATTAACAGAGTACACAGGTAGTGAGGAGAATATTGACATCTCAATATTCGCTCTTCAGTCCAAATTGAATTTGCCACTCAAATTCCCCCTCTCACACAATCACAAGCCTGAGTCCTACCACTTCAGGCCCGGATACAACCAGTCAGAGCAGATGCACGTGGATGGTGGGTAttattgtgtgtctgtatgtctgagtGTGTGCGTCACTCTCTTCCCTTTGCCATTATTCTTTGCCTGCTTTCAGTCCATAAGTAATTTGTTCTTACCGTCTACCTGTGTATCTTTTCCATTCCGTATCAAACCTATCTTGCTAATAATTTTCCACACTTTCAAACAAACTAGACCTGTTCTATGGTTTATTGATTGGTTTATTGATTGAATCTGGAGCCTTTGCTTTGCTGCTATGGCTTGCTTTATTCTCATCAGTTTGTTATATGTTCGACTCGCAGTGCTATGCATAAGGGGCatgcatactgtatgttacaATGCTGTAGATAAAATGAGCTATAGTTTCCTCCTATATTTCTACCATGGAGAGCCCCCTCTGCTTGTGTTGCAATTATCTCTTGATCAAACACATCAGTTACATCCCGATGACATTATCTCCTGAGGACTCACATTGGCAAATATACTGAAACCAGCTCATGGAGGAAATCTAGATGTTACAATGCTACTAAAGGAGACTAGGGTCACTGTGACCAGGGTTGTCTTTATTAGTTAACCCTTTCCATCCCTTGATTTCCCCTCTAGATGAGGATAGCATCAGTGATTGGTCCACTGACAGTTGTGAGTGGAGTGATGACGAGCTGGGGGCGGAGCTGGACAATGCTACAACACCCCTAAGTCTGGGCTCTGTTGCCTTGGAGACAGGCAGTCAGGAGGTTGTGCGTTGCGTCTGTGAGGCGGAAGAGGAAAACGACTTCATGATACAGGTGAGCTGCTTGGGGGTTTACCTGACTCTAGCCCTGATCTGCCTCCAATACACATCATTGAGTCTGAAATAAATAGTTGGTGGCAATCCACTAGTCTCTCAATCATTTAAATCAATCACATTTGTCAAACCGCACCAAACTAAAGGTCTAGCCCAACTCAGCTTCTCTAAAAGCAAGCTCGGGCCAAAAATTAGCAGCAGGGAGGAAAACTCAGTTTGATAGTGTTGCTCCCTGGCCTTGTCTCATCTCTCCAGTGTGAGGAGTGTCTGTGCTGGCAGCATGGCACCTGCATGGGCCTCCTGGAGGAGAACGTCCCGGACAAATACGCCTGCTACGTCTGCAGAGACCCACCAGGTGAGAGCCAGCAACACACAACTTGGCCTATTAGAAACTCTATCTCAGGTTTCTCCATGGGGTTACTTGGGGAAGGGAAAGGCGAGGTTAAAACACAAGACAAGCCAGTACATTTAACTGTGGTTTTTGTGGCTGTGCcttattgtaataagaatttcCAGGTGAACAAAAAGGAGAGCAGTCCTTGGTAAGTTCAATCAAAAATCTATCCGGTTTATTACAAATTGCAACAGGGAGACACCTCCAGCCCAGAAGCAGAGACATGTCTAACTGGCCTCCTGGATACAGGACCTTTTTACTCTAATCAGGCGGCACCAAATATTTTCCAAACACCAGCTCGAGAGGTTTGTAGGAAGTCGAACAAAAGGCAATGACTTTGCCAGCTGCTACAGAATCATTGTTTTATGATGTCATCAATAGAATAATAATCAGTGTCCTCTGTCGTTGTATCTTCATTAGCTCTGGCTTCAATCACTATCAACAGATATGAGGACATTTTGTAATGTTCAGTATCAAGTCTAGTGACCACCATCCTACACAcgagtgtcacaaatagaacactAGAAATCATGTGTGTTACAGAAAagggaaaatatataaatatgctAAACATTGTTACTCACTCTAATATGAACTTTTCACCTTACATTTTCCCATCACACTTATGATATCACATGAACTCTGTTCCAGGTCAGAGACAAAGCCTGCGCTACCGGTATGACCGTGATTGGCTGAGCAGCGGTCACATGTATGGTCTGTCCTTCCTGGATGAGAACTACTCCCACCAGAATGCCAAGAAGATTGCAGCAACACACCAGCTACTAGGAGATGTACAGCGTGTGGTGGAGGTGCTCAATGGCCTCCAGCTCAAAATGAGCGTCCTACAGTAAGTAGTGTTGAATGGAAAAACTAATATGAATCAATATCTATCCTTGTAAAATGTTTGGAGTCTGATTGCCCTTGTGTGCCGCTGTAGAACCCAGACCCACCCGGACCTGCAGTTGTGGTGCCAGCCctggaagagagcagagaggcccTGGAGAAGAGGTGGCTCAGGTACGGGCACCGACGCAGCACCCTCTCCTGCGCTAACAGACGAGGGTTCCGAGAAGGACCACAAGAGTCTCGCCCGTGGTGGCGCAGAAGCTCTAATGTCAGCCGCCATGGAGAAGCTTAGCCgagcctcttcctcctcctcgtcttcctcctcgccCTACCAGTCGTTTCAGGACTCGTACATAATGAGTGAGCATTGCTACCAGAAGCCGCGGGCATACTACCCTGCAGTGGAGCAGAGGCTGGTGGTGGAGACCACACGGAGGGGATCTGAGCTGGAGGACAGCCTGAGGAGCACTGAGGACCTGCTGGAGAGAGAGCAGCGCTATGGAGGCATGCTGGAGACAGCCAGGCCCAAAGCCCCCACACACCTGAACACTCACACCAAGGTCAGTTCTGTTTCAGCCTTCAGACATTCTCCTTCAACATCTCTACCCGTCTGTCTATATTGtaccatctatccatccatacaTCCCGCATACACTATAGAGTGGTAGATACTCTAAAAAGTCAACTTCATGACTGAATCCTCTTTCCCATATGTCCAGGGTTCAGATGTTGGTCGGTGGGGCCAGGCCGAGGTGAAGCGGGAGGAGGGTGTTGGCTGCGGTGGGGGAGGGGACGGCAGTGGCCAGCAGCACCAGTGGCAGATCAACCTGTTGGATCACATAGATGCTGTCCAGGATGAGGTCACACACAGGATGGACTTCATCGAGAGGGAGCTAGATGGTGAGACAACATAGCCCCTCTGTTTTCTGTTTATTAGCAAGGAAAGCATTTTAATGCCACAATTATCGTATATGTACAATGAATAAGAGAGAATTTCGTGCAAAACAAGTCAAATAAAGACAGTAGCGTTCTTTCTTGTCCATCACAATTGTAGCTAAAATCAATTAACCTATTTCTTATTGCCACatgggtgcagtgaaatgttgttttacagcacatatgtcagagtcaaggcccgcgggccacatccggcccgcgagaaggttttttacggcccctgggatgatcttgatttattattagaaccggcccgcagaccgcagcaagccggcagcccgcagatcttttacacgcaccaatactacatttcccacaatgcaacggtgacgcaccgagcagtaggctgcttcatttcaatatttattggcacagcagtcgtcagcatcctgtctcttatacacatctagatgtgtataagagacaggtcacaTACaacggataggtgcagtgaaatgttgttttacagggtcagccatagtaaggcacccctggagcaaatttgggttaggtgccttgcttaagggcatcgacagatttttttaccttgtcagctcgggtattcaaatccgcaacctttcgattactggcccaatgctcttaactgctaggctacctgctgccctaataatcaaatcaaattgtattagtcacatgtgccggatacaacaggtgtagaccttatagtgaaatgcttacttacgagcccctaaccgacaatgcagttttaaaaaaatacagatgagaaaagtaacaagtagttaaagaggagcagtaaaaaataacaatatatacagggggatgccgatacagagtcaatgtgtggggggcactggttagttgaggtagtcagaaatactcataataataactTCTCAGCTATGTATTGTGAACTTAACATCAGTGATTGACAGtgttccatctctcctcttcagtGTTGGAGAGCTGGCTGGACTACACAGGAGAGCTGGAGCCCCCAGAGCCCCTGGCCCGGCTGCCTCAGCTCAAACACCGCATGAAGCTGCTGCTTACAGAGCTGGCCAAGGTGCAGCAGATCGCTCTGTGCTGCTCCACATGAGGGCGCAAGTGAGCAGTGTGACATCCATGTTCACAGCACTCAGAGAGACAATGAGGGGATTTGATTAATGCCCAGGCCAGCCCTGTGTGAACCATGTCAGCAttgattgcattcgttttggaacTGGGCTGCCTCCCGGAcgtgagccaggtgccccgttTTGGCCGTCCACGAAGTCTGCTCAAAACGAAAGTGACGTAGGTtaagcacgtggagtaatgagtagggttctgttttcacatgcaaaagtgattgcttttgagaaggctttatctgccttcccaatgaaaacattTTATGGAAAAGAATAATGTATGTTTCGGAATGATGCAccgctgggcacacactggttgattcaatgtttccatgtcatttcaatgaaatgacattgtaccaacgtggaatagatgttgatttggcatctgtgcccagtgggaggctgccttgttgacaacatgaccgggTGGCGCAGATCACTGATCAATTTGAGAAGGGCAGTCCTCCCTCACGGCTTTTACCCGTCACAGGCCATAGCCCGGTGCACTTAATTGAACTCCCTCATTGCAGTCGAGAGCAGCACTCACTGGTTTATCTATGGCATTGGGGGGTTGGACTGAGGAGAATTTACCAGATAATTTMATGCAAATGCACTTATTTTCATTATGCTGTAGACTGGTGGGAGCATCTCATGGCATGGGGTTGAATGCTTGAGGATGTCAGTTGGTCTTCCTCTTTCAGGCCTCAAGTCTATACAGGGAAAACTCCACAGAATGGAAGTGTACTGTATCATAGTCAAAGATACAGTTGGTAATGGATGGAGTAAATACAAGAGAACCAACAGGGACAGTTTATGGTTGTATGGGTTTGTTGGTGCAAACCTGCATCATATTAATGCCTTGGTCTGACGTTCAGTTTGAAGCTTGCTGTCAAGTACTCAACAAATTGTTGCGCTGCAATGTGTATTCAAAGACCTCACCTGAACTTCTGATAGGCAAACTTTTAATCTTCATAATGACAACTTTCAGTAACTGACTGAACTCTTTCCTTGGAGCCATGTTCAGCAAACTTTTTTCCTTTCTGTAAAGTACTTAGAATTTGATTATCTCCCATTGCATAATTGTTAAGCTTATGTTTGTTGAACATGTGGACTGTTTTACGGAGCATAGCCGTAATATTAGGGcggggacgataccagtatctcaATACTCATTTAGTGCCGTGGCAAGGAAACATAACACtgtggatttaacttctttaggaaaacagccatAATGTTAGAAACAAACATCATTCTGTTGTCATCRagtcacatttatttatatttcaagCTATAACACACTATTTTACAtgaagcaggtttttaaaggatcaACAAGTTTAGTCAGCTttgctttcatttttgccatggaaaatgtTTTGCGATACCGGTATCGTCACAGGCCTACTTCATAAGATTTTAAATAGGGAGTGAAAATACAAACTATATATTCTTATATAATGGCACTGTATAGATAAGATTCATCTTTCAGATTTTACGTAGTGAATTTTTACTTTGTCTGTATTATAGACACTGGAGGGACAGTATCACACATTTTGACAAGTGACGTTTCTGGATTAAAAAaggtatatatattatatataatgtttctggcttaaaatatatatatatatatatagtttaaaTGTTTGGTTTCCTTCCATTCTCATTGTTTTCTTGTGGATAACCTCTATCCTATTCACTCTTGTCTCGATGTCTTTGGTTGAATTCCTGCCCGACTACATTGCAGCTGTATGCCAGATCTTTGAAAGCATGTATAGGTATTTAACATTTTTAGTTAGCCACATCAAATGATCTAGCAATCAGGTGCCTGACTGCACAGTCGGTGACTTATCACaaaaccattggttgatgcaatgcaacaCCTGCCCATCTAGTCGGGTAGGAACTCGACCTTCAACTTTGCTTCACTGTAGCCTTTGACCTTTGGCTTGCTGCAAATATTTGTGGAGATGTCTGCTATGACCTCAGCATTATGTGCTCTGTTCTCAGTGAAAGACTTGTGACGGACCTATACATTTATTTTCTTGTATTCTTTCACCTGTACTGTTTATTTGCAATGTTTTGTGTAAATGCATCTGAATGTTATTTTCTTGGGTTGAATTTGTATTGATTAGTTATTTTTGGAGGACTGTTTAAAAATAACCTCACCTACTAGTGTCAGCCAGGTTAAGAACCAAACAAGAGATGTTGAAAGAAGTGCAACAGATGCTGGTACATAAATAAACTACTATCCCTCCCATTGATATGAATACTGTTGATCTGTCTGAGGAGTAAGAAGCACATGTTTTTGAACAAATCAATTGTGCTCTTGGCCACACATTTTACTACACAATTcagcacaacccccccccccgaaaaattaaataataagaATTAATGTTGGTTGTCTCCATGGCATGAGTACTTGAAGTAAACAGTCCTGCTGATCCCTACATTTATACAGCTGGTCtggaaatacaacaaaaaaagttgGCGATTTAGATCAAAAAAAGTTTGTAACATGTTGCAGCAGCACATCCTGTTTGTATGCTTATACAATCAGTTGAGGATTGAAAATAGAAACTCCATGTGAGTTCTAAGCGCATAATCTCCGAGAAATGGGTCAACAACACAGTGATGGACATGATGGGCCCCCATCTAAAAGAAAATAAGGGAAAAAATGGTGTACTGTACACAGTATTTGGACATCTTCTCAGTTAACCTCTTGGGGGCGTTCGAATTTAATTTGTACTGCCTCCTCTCGTATTGGCTGCTTCGTTCGTTGCTCTTGTCCTTCCTAATGTCTAGGACGCAATGTGTAGTTCCGCCTTGAAAGAGTGACATCGAAATAGTAATACTAGTTGGAATAGGAAAGGAATTAGGCAAAGAGAAGGTGCGGTTTAAACACCGGTGTTTAAACATAAATCTATCCCGGAGGATTTGACGCGGATCGAACGGATACGTCTTCAACCCAAACGGTAAGTGTCGATCGAGACAGCATTTTCTAATAGGCTGCTGTGCCAAATGCAGATGTGGCCATTGGTGTCGACAATCCACCAGCTCGCGGTGTAATCTTGATATGATATTCCATATCCATTTTCCAGGCAGTTCTAATGTAGGCCTAGGTAATTTATATGAGTAGTCTAAATCAAACATCACAATTGTATCAATCCGCGATTCCCATTTTTAGGATATAATTTCCTGTTGAATGAGTAACTTATTTTTCATGAGTCACAGGTTTATTACTTAATACGGTATCATTGGCCCATATCTATAATGTCTCAAATTCAACATCGAACGGTTAGGAAGTATGTTGCTGAATATTTATGTTACTGTGTCACCATCCTCGATCTACAACTTGGTGCCTGTTCGACCCTCGTGTCTGGAACCTTTCATTATAATATCCACGTTACAAAGCATGCATAGATTACGGAATTATATGGTTGCTTGCTTCGTGCTCAATAAATGAATGTATGTTAGTGCTGAATGAAACAGACATGACTAGGCAAGTCCATGCTGTAGTTGGCAACTGGTGTTGTGGAGATATTACTTAACATTCTTCTGGCACTACATGACATTGTCAGCAGTCACCTGGTGAAGGTCACTCAGGTGTAGGTCATTGGATTCAGGTGTGACCTCAGTGCAGGTGTTTGAATTCAGTTTTTGGGAGGGAGTCCTCCCTTATTGAATGATCTCAACAATGCCATATAATTACCAAAGCAGGGCAGAGTTTACACAACAAACAGTGACATAGTTTCCAGTTGTCATTCACAACAGTGCTCCCATTCAAATACCACTACATGCTTTTTGTGAGTTTATTATGGTCTTACGAGGCTTTAGTATGTGACTGAAAGATTGGCCAAAAGTATACTTTGGACAGTGTTATCATAATAGCCTTCTATTCAATTGGGAGGGAACTGCAGTCCATCATGGTTAATTATCACTGTAAAAAGTCATGGCTAACTGGTGGGAGTGTTTACAAGTTGTTGATTAGCCATTGTCCATGCTGagaagttgtttagaaggagACCAATGTATTGGACATTTCTCCTACTTATACTACACCTGAGACCATGTTGTACAGGTGAACaccacagatatacacacacacaaaggagatTCCTGACTACCCCATTCCCATAAGTGAGGAGTTTGGTGATGGAGAGATGTGAGACTTTTAACGGAGTTAGAAAGATGAATGTCAGGGAATAATGGCCACAGGGGAGATGAGAGATTTAATTAAGCTGTGCTGGCTGTCAGCCAGTCTGTTAGGTTCAATCTATCACCTcagcttctctgtctgtctgtctgtctgtctgtcatggctAGAGGGCAAAACAAAGCCCTGTAAACCATGGCAACGATAGGAGTCATGCGTCTTCAACGTCTTGACATTTTCACACCTCCAGGAACACATCAATGTCTTACTCTCAGGCTGTTGACATTTCTGATAGTGAGTTTTCTAGTAGTGAAGCCCCCAGAGCCCCTGGCCTAGAGTATCAGACAACTTCACTGATTGTAGTTGTTTTCTCACTCTCTGGTCAGTGTAGTTATGTGCTACTGTATCTCTATACCCTTATCTAACCcatatgtgttttgtttgtttgacacATGCACAGATTCACCTATTTCCCCTCAAGGAAAGCAGTGATGTGTCTCTAGTTTCTGTAGTCGAACAGTGTGGAWGTAATTCAAGCTTTGCAAGTCCCAGCAGTCCGCAGCGGTACCTGCTTTGCACAGCAGGTTATCTGCTAAGTGGACCTATCAGAGGAAAGAGCTGATGCACAGGTTCCTGTCCTGTGGCAGTGCCTATATATCTCCTTTTCACAACCTGGGGCTATACTTATATGGTCAGTCTTGTTACATTGTAATAACACTAATAGACTAGGTAGGCCTATGTTGTAC
Coding sequences within:
- the LOC111968830 gene encoding PHD finger protein 20 isoform X10 encodes the protein MSKTPPNRRGITFEVGATLEARDALKNWYPANIEKIDYDDEKVLIHYRQWSHRYDEWFDWTSPYLRPVERIQLRRQGLLDDCPIPVRDGFHVNDKVLASWSDCRFYPAKVLAVNKDASYTVKFYDGVVQTVKGIHVKPFVRERGGGKARSTERNGFKKPQNGRERRPQEYGPKNKRTRRSTSDQEGDSDTEDGDNNDEDEWHEREVEEKTKRKDSEGDVTKETPSIVKQEEDTEQHAGQINLGDHVAATVGPTEVKMEEDGGQSEERPTXLNEGMKKEEVEMKTEYTVLSSPNETKPSTESPNQMSTQTGPVSVPLPSAMSTIDRVEQKAESQPDSSKPAPLALPVKPIRKQGFHNPNRFSREPLYRVIKNQPPPVLSINLDHNPFKCSAVGCTKSFRKAKLLHYHMKYYHGEEQQLEDDLSPTAQTRASEKHPSPTSLESPKRRRTISASMHSNVHSPTRTPPSPRSEAKTMNRRTSAPPNVNTQRQQQRALLREKSKENQLDRNGQRPVETETTESSGMDICLSVVKERDRLKDKKQRAFLRINLKKKKKKKKVKCEYTGSEENIDISIFALQSKLNLPLKFPLSHNHKPESYHFRPGYNQSEQMHVDDEDSISDWSTDSCEWSDDELGAELDNATTPLSLGSVALETGSQEVVRCVCEAEEENDFMIQCEECLCWQHGTCMGLLEENVPDKYACYVCRDPPGQRQSLRYRYDRDWLSSGHMYGLSFLDENYSHQNAKKIAATHQLLGDVQRVVEVLNGLQLKMSVLQTQTHPDLQLWCQPWKRAERPWRRGGSGTGTDAAPSPALTDEGSEKDHKSLARGGAEALMSAAMEKLSRASSSSSSSSSPYQSFQDSYIMSEHCYQKPRAYYPAVEQRLVVETTRRGSELEDSLRSTEDLLEREQRYGGMLETARPKAPTHLNTHTKGSDVGRWGQAEVKREEGVGCGGGGDGSGQQHQWQINLLDHIDAVQDEVTHRMDFIERELDVLESWLDYTGELEPPEPLARLPQLKHRMKLLLTELAKVQQIALCCST
- the LOC111968830 gene encoding PHD finger protein 20 isoform X9 — translated: MEYAQSLSPKQEVDVDTMSKTPPNRRGITFEVGATLEARDALKNWYPANIEKIDYDDEKVLIHYRQWSHRYDEWFDWTSPYLRPVERIQLRRQGLLDDCPIPGFHVNDKVLASWSDCRFYPAKVLAVNKDASYTVKFYDGVVQTVKGIHVKPFVRERGGGKARSTERNGFKKPQNGRERRPQEYGPKNKRTRRSTSDQEGDSDTEDGDNNDEDEWHEREVEEKTKRKDSEGDVTKETPSIVKQEEDTEQHAGQINLGDHVAATVGPTEVKMEEDGGQSEERPTXLNEGMKKEEVEMKTEYTVLSSPNETKPSTESPNQMSTQTGPVSVPLPSAMSTIDRVEQKAESQPDSSKPAPLALPVKPIRKQGFHNPNRFSREPLYRVIKNQPPPVLSINLDHNPFKCSAVGCTKSFRKAKLLHYHMKYYHGEEQQLEDDLSPTAQTRASEKHPSPTSLESPKRRRTISASMHSNVHSPTRTPPSPRSEAKTMNRRTSAPPNVNTQRQQQRALLREKSKENQLDRNGQRPVETETTESSGMDICLSVVKERDRLKDKKQRAFLRINLKKKKKKKKVKCEYTGSEENIDISIFALQSKLNLPLKFPLSHNHKPESYHFRPGYNQSEQMHVDDEDSISDWSTDSCEWSDDELGAELDNATTPLSLGSVALETGSQEVVRCVCEAEEENDFMIQCEECLCWQHGTCMGLLEENVPDKYACYVCRDPPGQRQSLRYRYDRDWLSSGHMYGLSFLDENYSHQNAKKIAATHQLLGDVQRVVEVLNGLQLKMSVLQTQTHPDLQLWCQPWKRAERPWRRGGSGTGTDAAPSPALTDEGSEKDHKSLARGGAEALMSAAMEKLSRASSSSSSSSSPYQSFQDSYIMSEHCYQKPRAYYPAVEQRLVVETTRRGSELEDSLRSTEDLLEREQRYGGMLETARPKAPTHLNTHTKGSDVGRWGQAEVKREEGVGCGGGGDGSGQQHQWQINLLDHIDAVQDEVTHRMDFIERELDVLESWLDYTGELEPPEPLARLPQLKHRMKLLLTELAKVQQIALCCST
- the LOC111968830 gene encoding PHD finger protein 20 isoform X8, encoding MEYAQSLSPKEVDVDTMSKTPPNRRGITFEVGATLEARDALKNWYPANIEKIDYDDEKVLIHYRQWSHRYDEWFDWTSPYLRPVERIQLRRQGLLDDCPIPVRDGFHVNDKVLASWSDCRFYPAKVLAVNKDASYTVKFYDGVVQTVKGIHVKPFVRERGGGKARSTERNGFKKPQNGRERRPQEYGPKNKRTRRSTSDQEGDSDTEDGDNNDEDEWHEREVEEKTKRKDSEGDVTKETPSIVKQEEDTEQHAGQINLGDHVAATVGPTEVKMEEDGGQSEERPTXLNEGMKKEEVEMKTEYTVLSSPNETKPSTESPNQMSTQTGPVSVPLPSAMSTIDRVEQKAESQPDSSKPAPLALPVKPIRKQGFHNPNRFSREPLYRVIKNQPPPVLSINLDHNPFKCSAVGCTKSFRKAKLLHYHMKYYHGEEQQLEDDLSPTAQTRASEKHPSPTSLESPKRRRTISASMHSNVHSPTRTPPSPRSEAKTMNRRTSAPPNVNTQRQQQRALLREKSKENQLDRNGQRPVETETTESSGMDICLSVVKERDRLKDKKQRAFLRINLKKKKKKKKVKCEYTGSEENIDISIFALQSKLNLPLKFPLSHNHKPESYHFRPGYNQSEQMHVDDEDSISDWSTDSCEWSDDELGAELDNATTPLSLGSVALETGSQEVVRCVCEAEEENDFMIQCEECLCWQHGTCMGLLEENVPDKYACYVCRDPPGQRQSLRYRYDRDWLSSGHMYGLSFLDENYSHQNAKKIAATHQLLGDVQRVVEVLNGLQLKMSVLQTQTHPDLQLWCQPWKRAERPWRRGGSGTGTDAAPSPALTDEGSEKDHKSLARGGAEALMSAAMEKLSRASSSSSSSSSPYQSFQDSYIMSEHCYQKPRAYYPAVEQRLVVETTRRGSELEDSLRSTEDLLEREQRYGGMLETARPKAPTHLNTHTKGSDVGRWGQAEVKREEGVGCGGGGDGSGQQHQWQINLLDHIDAVQDEVTHRMDFIERELDVLESWLDYTGELEPPEPLARLPQLKHRMKLLLTELAKVQQIALCCST
- the LOC111968830 gene encoding PHD finger protein 20 isoform X3, producing MEYAQSLSPKVELCACQQEVDVDTMSKTPPNRRGITFEVGATLEARDALKNWYPANIEKIDYDDEKVLIHYRQWSHRYDEWFDWTSPYLRPVERIQLRRQGLLDDCPIPGFHVNDKVLASWSDCRFYPAKVLAVNKDASYTVKFYDGVVQTVKGIHVKPFVRERGGGKARSTERNGFKKPQNGRERRPQEYGPKNKRTRRSTSDQEGDSDTEDGDNNDEDEWHEREVEEKTKRKDSEGDVTKETPSIVKQEEDTEQHAGQINLGDHVAATVGPTEVKMEEDGGQSEERPTXLNEGMKKEEVEMKTEYTVLSSPNETKPSTESPNQMSTQTGPVSVPLPSAMSTIDRVEQKAESQPDSSKPAPLALPVKPIRKQGFHNPNRFSREPLYRVIKNQPPPVLSINLDHNPFKCSAVGCTKSFRKAKLLHYHMKYYHGEEQQLEDDLSPTAQTRASEKHPSPTSLESPKRRRTISASMHSNVHSPTRTPPSPRSEAKTMNRRTSAPPNVNTQRQQQRALLREKSKENQLDRNGQRPVETETTESSGMDICLSVVKERDRLKDKKQRAFLRINLKKKKKKKKVKCEYTGSEENIDISIFALQSKLNLPLKFPLSHNHKPESYHFRPGYNQSEQMHVDDEDSISDWSTDSCEWSDDELGAELDNATTPLSLGSVALETGSQEVVRCVCEAEEENDFMIQCEECLCWQHGTCMGLLEENVPDKYACYVCRDPPGQRQSLRYRYDRDWLSSGHMYGLSFLDENYSHQNAKKIAATHQLLGDVQRVVEVLNGLQLKMSVLQTQTHPDLQLWCQPWKRAERPWRRGGSGTGTDAAPSPALTDEGSEKDHKSLARGGAEALMSAAMEKLSRASSSSSSSSSPYQSFQDSYIMSEHCYQKPRAYYPAVEQRLVVETTRRGSELEDSLRSTEDLLEREQRYGGMLETARPKAPTHLNTHTKGSDVGRWGQAEVKREEGVGCGGGGDGSGQQHQWQINLLDHIDAVQDEVTHRMDFIERELDVLESWLDYTGELEPPEPLARLPQLKHRMKLLLTELAKVQQIALCCST